CACGAAAGTGGACGTATACGGTGTGACGCCTGCCCGGTGCCGGAAGGTTAATTGATGGGGTCAGCGTAAGCGAAGCTCCTGATCGAAGCCCCGGTAAACGGCGGCCGTAACTATAACGGTCCTAAGGTAGCGAAATTCCTTGTCGGGTAAGTTCCGACCTGCACGAATGGCGTAATGATGGCCAGGCTGTCTCCACCCGAGACTCAGTGAAATTGAACTCGCTGTGAAGATGCAGTGTACCCGCGGCAAGACGGAAAGACCCCGTGAACCTTTACTATAGCTTGACACTGAACATTGAGCCTTGATGTGTAGGATAGGTGGGAGGCTTTGAAGTGTGGACGCCAGTCTGCATGGAGCCGACCTTGAAATACCACCCTTTAATGTTTGATGTTCTAACGTGGACCCGTAATCCGGGTTGCGGACAGTGTCTGGTGGGTAGTTTGACTGGGGCGGTCTCCTCCTAAAGAGTAACGGAGGAGCACGAAGGTTGGCTAATCCTGGTCGGACATCAGGAGGTTAGTGCAATGGCATAAGCCAGCTTGACTGCGAGCGTGACGGCGCGAGCAGGTGCGAAAGCAGGTCATAGTGATCCGGTGGTTCTGAATGGAAGGGCCATCGCTCAACGGATAAAAGGTACTCCGGGGATAACAGGCTGATACCGCCCAAGAGTTCATATCGACGGCGGTGTTTGGCACCTCGATGTCGGCTCATCACATCCTGGGGCTGAAGTAGGTCCCAAGGGTATGGCTGTTCGCCATTTAAAGTGGTACGCGAGCTGGGTTTAGAACGTCGTGAGACAGTTCGGTCCCTATCTGCCGTGGGCGCTGGAGAACTGAGGGGGGCTGCTCCTAGTACGAGAGGACCGGAGTGGACGCATCACTGGTGTTCGGGTTGTCATGCCAATGGCACTGCCCGGTAGCTAAATGCGGAAGAGATAAGTGCTGAAAGCATCTAAGCACGAAACTTGCCCCGAGATGAGTTCTCCCTGAGACTTAGAGTCTCCTGAAGGAACGTTGAAGACGACGACGTTGATAGGCCGGGTGTGTAAGCGCAGCGATGCGTTGAGCTAACCGGTACTAATGAACCGTGAGGCTTAACCTTACAACGCCGAAGATGTTTTGGCGGATTGAGAAGACAACAATTTTCAGCTCAGATTCAGAGTCCGAAGGATTTTACGCTGAGACAAGGCGGCAAACGCAGCGACGGAAGGAGCATACAGAAGTATGTGACTGACGCTCGCAAGAGCAGCCAACGCCGTATCAGTGTAAAAGACACAGGACGGAGCACAAAGAATTTGCCTGGCGGCACTAGCGCGGTGGTCCCACCTGACCCCATGCCGAACTCAGAAGTGAAACGCCGTAGCGCCGATGGTAGTGTGGGGTCTCCCCATGCGAGAGTAGGGAACTGCCAGGCATCAAATAAAACGAAGGGCCCTGTCGGAAGACAGGGCCTTTTGTTTTATCTGTGGTCTGTCGGTGAGCACTCGTTGCGCAGCAACGGCCCGGAGGGTGGCGGGCAGGACGCCCGCCATAAACTGCCAGGCATTAGTTTAGTGAAGAAGCCCATCCTGACGGACGGGCTTTTTTGCGTGTGCGGTAACTGTAAAACCGTAGGCCTGATAAGCGCAGCGCCATCAGGCAACCGGCACTGCCGGATGGCGGCTCCGCCTTATCCGGCCTACAAGGAACGTGCTTTCTCTAACCACCGCAAAATGAAGGCAGAAATCTGCGATACATCATTAAGATCCAAAACGGGTACCGCTACGGCAAGTGGAATATCACTGGCAACCGCAATAACATGCTCATCAAGAATTAATTCTTCCTCGCTGTGCCCACATCCCTGACGAAAAAGTAAGATCTTCGCAACTGCCTCGTGTTTAAACCCTTCTACCAGCACCATATCTAGCTTTGATGCATCCATCCGGCTCACCAGCCATGCCAGATCCAACTCTTCTTGCCCCGGCGTTTCAGTCATTAACGCCCAGCGCTGCTGACTGGCAACCAGCGTCTGTGCCGCCCCGGCTTTACGTAATTCGTAGCTATCTTTACCCGGTTTATCAACATCCATATCATGATGGGTATGCTTAATCAGCCCTGGCCGAATACCGTGCGCACAAAGTGCTGGGATCAGTTTTTTCAGCAGTGTTGTTTTTCCCGTGCCGCTCCACGCGGCAATGGCGAGTAGCGGTATCATGGTCTCTTTTGCCATTGCGCGAGTTCCTCCGGCGTGTTGACGTTCACAAATGCCTCCTTACAATCGCTGAAATCAACGGCGTGTCCGCCTACCTGGCGCATAAAAATCATTACCCGCCGCTCGCCTGCTTGCAAATAAGCTGTCAACTGGGGCTCAACGGCACGATTAATCAACGCGATCGTTGGATGATCGCGCTCTCCATCATGAACCCAAACCACGGGTGCACCATGACGCTGCGCTGCTAAACGATCGACCAGGTTGTGGGGGATACAGGGATTGTCACAGGGACAAAACAGAAACCAGTCGCCTGCTACCTGCTGAAAAACGGAAAGCATACCCGCCAGCGGACCGGGAAAGTCAGCAATTGAATCCGGAATGACTTTCAGGCCGCTGGCCTGGTAGATATCCAGATGGCGATTAGCACTAATGACGACCGTAGCAAGTTGTGGCGCGAGCGCGTCGGCAACGTGTCGCCAGAGCGGTTTCCCGCCCAGTTCAAGCAGACCTTTATCCGCACCTCCCATCCGCCTGGCTTTACCGCCTGCCAGCACCACGCCGGTTATTACTTCATCCAGATTCACCGATATCGCCTCTTTTATTGTGGGATTGACCCTGCTACCGTGTCTGTATCAAGAATAAGGAGCACAGCTATGAAATGTAAACGCCTGAATGAAGTCATTGAACTCCTCCAGCCAGCCTGGCAGAAAGAGCCTGATCTTAATCTGACGCAATTTTTGCAGAAACTGGCGAAAGAGTCAGGTTTTGACGGCAAACTGGAAGATTTAACTGATGATATCCTGATCTACCATCTGAAAATGCGCGATTCCGCCAAAGACGCCGCCATTCCAGGGATTCAAAAAGACTATGAAGAGGACTTTAAAACGGCGCTTTTACGCGCCCGCGGCGTTATTAAAGAGTAAAACCTTGTAAGCGGCGCCACCGAAATCGCCACGAAATGATATCCTGAATCATTCGTAGTATTTTCCGGATGATGGGATGAACGACAACGCTTTTACTTTCCAGACGCTACACCCGGAAACCATCATGGATGCGCTGTTTGAACAGGGGATCATGGTGGATTCCGGGCTAACTCCACTA
This DNA window, taken from Salmonella enterica subsp. enterica serovar Typhimurium str. LT2, encodes the following:
- the mobB gene encoding molybdopterin-guanine dinucleotide biosynthesis protein B (GTP-binding; similar to E. coli molybdopterin-guanine dinucleotide biosynthesis protein B (AAC76854.1); Blastp hit to AAC76854.1 (170 aa), 77% identity in aa 1 - 167), which codes for MIPLLAIAAWSGTGKTTLLKKLIPALCAHGIRPGLIKHTHHDMDVDKPGKDSYELRKAGAAQTLVASQQRWALMTETPGQEELDLAWLVSRMDASKLDMVLVEGFKHEAVAKILLFRQGCGHSEEELILDEHVIAVASDIPLAVAVPVLDLNDVSQISAFILRWLEKARSL
- the mobA gene encoding putative molybdopterin-guanine dinucleotide biosynthesis protein (similar to E. coli molybdopterin ---> molybdopterin-guanine dinucleotide, protein Ar (AAC76855.1); Blastp hit to AAC76855.1 (194 aa), 77% identity in aa 1 - 193); translated protein: MNLDEVITGVVLAGGKARRMGGADKGLLELGGKPLWRHVADALAPQLATVVISANRHLDIYQASGLKVIPDSIADFPGPLAGMLSVFQQVAGDWFLFCPCDNPCIPHNLVDRLAAQRHGAPVVWVHDGERDHPTIALINRAVEPQLTAYLQAGERRVMIFMRQVGGHAVDFSDCKEAFVNVNTPEELAQWQKRP
- the yihD gene encoding putative cytoplasmic protein (similar to E. coli orf, hypothetical protein (AAC76856.1); Blastp hit to AAC76856.1 (89 aa), 94% identity in aa 1 - 89); its protein translation is MKCKRLNEVIELLQPAWQKEPDLNLTQFLQKLAKESGFDGKLEDLTDDILIYHLKMRDSAKDAAIPGIQKDYEEDFKTALLRARGVIKE